The region GTATCAACAATAAATTTTACCAGATTATCGAAAAAACACAACTTCCTGTTGGATCAGTTAGAGTGCAGGGTACCCGGAATCGTGGACAGCGGGCTGGTATCATCCTGGCTGTCATACCGCGCGGAGCCAAAGGATTTCCTTCCGATTCTGGGCAAGACACCGGTGGAGGGCTATATCCTGGCAACCGGTTACGGCGGGAACGGCGTTATCGAGGCACCTGCTGCCAGCAGGGACCTTGCAAAATTCATCATGCGCGGAGAAAAGACACCGTTATTGGAAGACTGGGCGTTTGAGCGTCTGTTAAAATAAGAAAGCGGCGGAGAGGAGAAAAGATGGATATAGCGGTTCTTATAAAACAGGTTCCTGTTTCCAACGATGTTTCCGTTGACCCCGAAACCCATGCGCTGATTCGTTCCGGTTCAGAAGGAATGATAAACCCTGCGGACCTGAATGCCATAGAGACCGCCATGGTCTTAAAGGAGCAGACCGGCGCAAAGGTGGCCGTATTCACCATGGGCCCCCCTGACTCGGAGAAGGCATTAAGGGACGCCCTGGCCCTGGGATGTGATGAGAGTTGTCTCATCACGGACCGGTGCTTTGCGGGAGGAGATACCATTGCCACAGCCAAGGTGCTGGCAAAAAGCATTGAGAAATACGGGAAATTCGACCTGATTTTAAGCGGCGCATTGTCCGCTGACGGCGCCACCGGACAGGTGGGAGCCATGGTGGCGGAATACATGGGTATCCCCCATGTGGCTGAAATACAGGGGCTCTCATACGATGAGGGTGACAAGGACTGTATCACGGCTGTGAAAAAGTACCAGGGCATGGAGTGGAAGATTAAGGCAGC is a window of Enterocloster clostridioformis DNA encoding:
- a CDS encoding electron transfer flavoprotein subunit beta/FixA family protein encodes the protein MDIAVLIKQVPVSNDVSVDPETHALIRSGSEGMINPADLNAIETAMVLKEQTGAKVAVFTMGPPDSEKALRDALALGCDESCLITDRCFAGGDTIATAKVLAKSIEKYGKFDLILSGALSADGATGQVGAMVAEYMGIPHVAEIQGLSYDEGDKDCITAVKKYQGMEWKIKAALPALMSVCFGSNEPRLATLRSKRAAKNKSLEVYTNADLKMAADEIGLPGSPTMVTDSFQPESTRRAWMLAGTPEELAARLRELIDIEKGKE